The following proteins are encoded in a genomic region of Nocardioides sp. cx-173:
- a CDS encoding LacI family DNA-binding transcriptional regulator, whose protein sequence is MAHNGRASTLGEVAELAGVSKATASRAINGRSKVSAKAQTAVFDAVRELGYTPNGAARSLVTQRTGSVAVILPESDERIFSDPFFARMLHLVARSLREHDLQLVLLLAQPGDEEERLLLYLRGRYVDGAIVASHHRDDRLAEHLSEIGLPCVFIGRPWIGSERVSFVDSDNAGAAGQAVRVLLEAGRCKIATIAGPPDMRAGHDRLLGWRRELATHGVPSDLVAYGDFTEESGAEACASLLDAGADIDGIFAASDLMAQGAVRELASRGIRVPEDVAIVGYDDLGVAERTRPPLTTLHNPIAQMVAEAVRLLTEAIDEGGQGVPRRVVFVPELVRRDSV, encoded by the coding sequence GTGGCTCACAACGGGCGGGCGTCCACGCTGGGCGAGGTGGCCGAGCTCGCAGGGGTCAGCAAGGCCACGGCGTCGCGGGCGATCAACGGCAGGTCGAAGGTCAGCGCCAAGGCGCAGACGGCGGTCTTCGACGCGGTGCGCGAGCTGGGCTACACGCCCAACGGGGCCGCGCGGTCGCTGGTCACCCAGCGCACCGGATCCGTGGCGGTGATCCTCCCCGAGTCCGACGAGCGGATCTTCTCCGACCCGTTCTTCGCGAGGATGCTGCACCTGGTCGCCCGCTCCCTTCGCGAGCACGACCTCCAACTGGTGCTGCTGCTCGCCCAGCCGGGCGACGAGGAGGAGCGCCTGCTGCTCTACCTGCGCGGTCGCTACGTCGACGGCGCGATCGTCGCCTCGCACCACCGCGACGACCGTCTCGCCGAGCACCTCTCCGAGATCGGTCTGCCGTGCGTGTTCATCGGGCGTCCGTGGATCGGCTCGGAGCGCGTCTCGTTCGTCGACAGCGACAACGCCGGTGCCGCCGGCCAGGCGGTGCGGGTCCTGCTCGAGGCGGGACGGTGCAAGATCGCCACCATCGCCGGGCCCCCCGACATGCGCGCGGGCCATGACCGACTCCTGGGCTGGCGTCGCGAGCTGGCGACCCACGGGGTGCCGAGCGACCTGGTCGCCTACGGCGACTTCACCGAGGAGAGCGGGGCCGAGGCCTGCGCCTCGCTGCTCGACGCCGGGGCCGACATCGACGGCATCTTCGCCGCCTCCGATCTCATGGCCCAAGGCGCCGTGCGTGAGCTCGCCAGCCGCGGCATCCGCGTCCCCGAGGACGTCGCGATCGTGGGCTACGACGACCTCGGCGTCGCCGAGCGCACCCGCCCACCCCTGACCACGCTGCACAACCCGATCGCCCAGATGGTCGCCGAGGCGGTCCGGTTGCTCACCGAGGCCATCGACGAGGGCGGCCAGGGCGTCCCGCGCCGGGTGGTCTTCGTGCCCGAGCTGGTACGCCGCGACTCGGTGTGA